TGTCCCCACCGCCTCTGCTGTCTCACCTTTCTGTCCTGCTGACTCCCTAAACTCTGCCCCAATTTCCCTTGTTACGACGCTTCCCCCATTTTGACCCTTCCGATCTGCTGCTTCCCTCCTGCACCGTGCCCTGGTCCCCCCGCCCCCATCTGTGTGCGCCACCACTGGCTTTTGTAAGTCCTTCCACAGCCATGTATGGTCTGACCCCTGGGTCTGATCCGCCCGCGCCCCATGCCTTGCTCTACCCCGGCCCGCAGCTGATGAAACATGTGAACGAGCAGTGCCCCAACATCACCCGCGTCTACAGCATCGGGAAGAGCCACCAGGGCCTGAAGCTCTATGTGATGGAAATGTCAGACCAGCCCGGGGAGCATGAGCTGGGTACTGGCTGGTGGTAGGGAGAGGTAGGCACAGGGAAAGGCGGTGGGCGTGAACCAGCTGTGAGCCCCTGTGTTCCCAGGAGAGCCTGAGGTGCGCTATGTGGCCGGCATGCATGGGAATGAGGCCCTGGGGCGGGAGTTGCTCCTGCTCCTGATGCAGTTCCTGTGCCATGAGTTCCTGCGAGGGGACCCACGGGTGACCCGGCTGCTCACCGAGACGCGCATTCACCTGCTGCCTTCCATGAACCCTGATGGTTATGAGACTGCCTTCCGCCGGGTAGGCCTCTTGGCACGAATGCCACCTGCTCCTTCTGCCCTGGTGCCCCAAGCCTGCTTGGGTTGAACAAGCCCCTTCCCTGGCAGGGCTCGGAACTGGTGGGCTGGGCAGAGGGCCGCTGGAACCAGCAGGGCATTGATCTTAACCATAATTTTGCTGATCTCAACACACCACTGTGGGAAGCTGAGGATGATGGGCTGGTACCTGACAGTGTCCCCAACCATCACCTGCCACTGCCCAATTATTACACCCTGCCCAATGCCACTGTGAGTATTCTAGGGATGGCGGTGGAGGGCCACCCTGGGGGCCCTTGTCTCTGTCTCCTGCCCCTCCTGACCTGCCCCTGTCCAGGTGGCTCCTGAAACTCGGGCAGTGATTGAGTGGATGAAGCGGATCCCCTTTGTGCTGAGTGCCAACCTCCATGGGGGTGAACTTGTGGTGTCCTACCCATTCGACATGACTCGGACCCCGTGGGCTGCCCGAGAACTCACGCCCACGCCAGATGATGCTGTGTTCCGCTGGCTCAGCACTGTCTATGCTGGCACTAATCGGGCCATGCAGGATCCAGATCGCCGACCCTGCCACAGCCAGGACTTCTCTTTGCATGGCAACGTCATCAATGGGGCTGACTGGCACACAGTCCCTGGGAGTATGTGTCCAAGGGTGGAGTTGGCCCtgtccccaaaccctcccccaatAAGTGTGCTGTCACAGTGGTGATGTCCATTCCCACCGGGAAGAATCTCCCAGAGGAGGGTGCCAGGAGGGCAGGGCtcccatcccaccagctccttaGGCGCCAGTGTCTGTGGTACCCCCAGGCATGAATGACTTCAGCTACCTACACACCAACTGCTTTGAGGTCACTGTGGAGCTGTCCTGTGACAAGTTCCCTCATGAGAATGAGCTGCCCCAGGAATGGGAGAACAACAAAGATGCCCTTCTCACCTACCTAGAACAGGTTGGAACCAAGTCCCCTAGCCCCAGCCTGCCCAAGGCACTCCTGACTGGTCTAGACCATGTAGGTTGCAGCTCCCATGAGGGGTGTCACCTGAAGTCTGGATGGACACGCCAGTGCACAGATGCCATGGGGCACAATGGCATCAGACTGCCTCAGGGATATAGGATGGGATGCACATGCCAGCAGGGTGGTGCAGACATTGTTAGCTAAGAGTAGACCCCATAGCCATCTGGGCAGTGACCCGTGGGGCCATCCAACTCATGTGCAAGAGAGCTGTTCTTAAAAAAGACATTATGCCAGTGCAGGAGGTGCCCTGGCATAGCCACTTCAtgttccacaggaatttatgtgCCTTGTAGTGGCTCCATAGGTATAGTCTCCAAGGGTTCTAAAATGACAAGCCCAATAACAAGGGTCACACAACCGGGGGAATCCTAAAGATGTGCCTTCCTGCCTAGTATTTATAGGATgcagtttttatatttataaaaatatgtaagtatttATAGTCCAGATGCAGTGTATCAACCAGGAGATACTTTTACCAGAGTATTGTCACCTAGGAGCATAGTAGACATCCAACTTACCAAGTTCGCAGGGGGTCAGAGCCAGCAGGGGAACTGCAGGTCACACGCTTGTGCTGAAGGGGAAAGGCTTTTGAGAACCTTTTCCCACACAGGTGCGCATGGGCATTTCGGGGGTTGTGCGGGACAAGGACACGGAGCTTGGGATTGCGGATGCTGTCATTGCTGTGGATGGGATTAACCATGATGTGACAacaggtgtgtgtggtggggggcgggGTGGAGGTGCAGGAGGCCTTTAGGCTGGGTCAGGAGCTAAGGATTGCTGGACCCTGATCTTGTCCTTCACTCTGCTCAGCCTGGGCTGGGGATTACTGGCGCCTGCTGACCCCCGGGGACTATCTGGTGACCGCCAGTGCTGAGGGCTACCACACAGCAACGCGGAGCTGCCAGGTCACCTTTGAAGAGGGCCCTGTGCCCTGCAATTTCCGCCTTACCAAGACTCCCAAACAGAGACTCCGAGAGCTGCTGGCAGCTGGGGCCAAGGTGCCCCCAGACCTTCGGAGGCGGCTGGAGCGGCTGAGGGGACAGAAGAACTAACACCTCCAGCTGAAGAGTCCCAGAGGCTTGGGCAGGCTGGACCTGTCCAGAACTGAATGGGGGGTGGTGCGTTGAGAGTGGGAGGCAGGAACCAAGTGAGGGAAGAGGTGCTCCGGCTCATTAAAGCTACTTGGCACCTCAGCCCATCTTCCTGTGGTCTCTAGGTCCCAGGTCCTCCCCCTGGGCCGGGCCCCAGCTTTCCCCTCCACCCTGATCCTATTCTGCACACACTTGCAGTCTCATCAGTTGACTTCGGGGGAAATAGTGTGGAAAGAGGATCCCATGTGGGTTCTTGAGCAGAGCACTCATTTTGTTAATCCATTGACTTCTGTAGCGGGCGCCAGCACTGTGCTCAACATTCTGTGGGTGCCTGCTCAGGGCAAGGGTGCAAGGGGTGGAGGGTAGTCAGTGTCCACCCaacctcctggggctcccagcCAAGAGGGGGGCCGGTTAGAACAGCCTGAGGCATGCTAAGGTGCAGGCTGCTTGTTGTGGGAGTCAGTGGCTGCTCCCTACATGGGAGTGAAATTCAGCAGTGGGGATCCACAGGGCTGCTTGGCCTCCTCTGACAGCACTCGGGGGGCTGGGGATGTTGGGTACCTCAGGGCAGCCTCGAGAGGCTGGCAGTTTAAGCTCCCCACTGGGCTTTGCTATTGTGTGGGTGTTGGTGTTGGTGGGGCCTCAGTTTGTTCTGTGGGGTTTGGCTGTAGTAGAAACTATTTTGTCTTAAAAGTTTGTCTTACCAGGTTGCTCTTTTGGCTCCTTGGCTGGAGGGTGGGTTTTGGTGTGCCTGTTGTTGGCACCTATTGGCATTTCTGGGTTGCCAGCTCCTTCAATTCCAGACCTGGTATCTACGGGGCAAAAGGCAGACCCAGGGAACTCACTGCCATGTGTTTCCTCAGATATTGAGGTCTCCAGATAATCTGCCTCCTTTTCTTTACCGTTCAGAGtcttttaatgtttgttttatgTATAATGTCCAGGGCTTTCAGCTCTACTTAGCAGAAAGAATAGGGAAAAGCACatctgctttcagcttctcagaaGTGGGGGTGTCTGCTGCTCTTGTTTGTTTTGATGCATAAAGTGCTTTCTGTTTGTGtcctttattttttcctaacTCCCTCTGTCAGCTTCCTGTTGAATGCCTCCTTCCCAGGCTTCCCCTCAGAGCCTACTGCTGTCTTTACCCTCTGGACGCTGCACCCCATCCCTCTGAACTTTCCTTCTCCCTTTTCTCATTTAGTGACCCTCCcccagtcagtcagtcagtagGATCCACTGCCCGAAGAATTAGGACTGCTCGCTCAGCAATTCAGAGGGCGGAACAGAGCAGGCTcagtgttgtttgttttttggaaatTGGCTCTTGAGTATCAAAAGGGAAGACTCAAGGGAAGCAGGAGCTGATGCCAAGATATCTTGGAAAGAGACTAGAGGGACCGGCAAGACTGCCACCCTTCCCCCCTACCTAGGGGACCTGGCAGAGGGTCACCTGATCagggaggcagaggagaagggaaaCAGGGCCCAgcctggagtggggagggggaggacagGCACAAGAGGGAGGGTCAGCTTTCAGAGACAGCTGTGGTAAGGACCGGGGGAGCCCTGGGTCAGCAGAGCCAGTGTAGACACTACCCATCATCCAAGGAGTGAGCACTGTTGAGTTCACAGTTCCACTGGCTGTGTGGCCGCCAGACCCTGCAGAGCTCTGCCGAGCTTCTGATCCCCACCCTTTGTCCTCAGCCCAGGACACTCCCTATAAGCCCTGCTTGAAACGGAAGGGAAATCCTTGACACTCAAGAAGTAACAGTGCCAGAAAGGAAGGCCTACCCTGTTCTCAAGGCGCCAGGTAGATGGGTATTTTGGGGGCCTTAGTGGCCCACCCAGGTCCTCCTTACCAGCCAGTGCACCCATCCCCTAACTGTGGGGAGTGTTGGCTGCGAACAGCTCACAGCTGCGCCCTTGCCCCAAGTACTGCTCCAGGCCAGATGGGAGCTGCTCCACTCAGCACTCCTTGCTCCACCCCACCCTAGCATCCTGCAGCCAGTGACTGATTGGCACAGTGGTATAGCCATCTCCTTGCTATTAAAAGGTCCAACTGAGGTGCCCTCTATGCGCTAGAGCTCCCCGAGGAATCAAGCTGGATGACTGCTGAGACCATGCTTGCAGTTGCTTAGCTCTTGCCCCTGCCCTGTCCTGCCTCCCTCACCTTTTTGCTTCCAGAAAGCACTTTGCTATGCACCTAAATCCCCCTTTCAGGCTCTGTTCTAGGGAATCCCACCTATGAGAATGTGCTTCTGGCAAGTGCTGAATAAATGGGGGATCCAGCGGCAATGTAGGCCCCTCATACTGGGCTGTTACGGGAAGTGGAGACCTTGCTGGGCTCTTTCTCCTGCCCTGGCAGCCCCCACTGCACGCAGACACAGGCACCCATATTTCCCTGCAGTCCCACCTCCCCGCTCCTGCTACTGAGCTGCTGCCCTGAGGAAGTGGGTTTGGAGGAATTCTGTCAACTTTGAGGCTTGATTATGGATTTCTGGTTTTCAGGTGAGACCCTGAGAAGGGATACCCATATCTTACTCAACAAAGGGCACAGGGGGGTACCCTGCTGTCTCTTGATGCCTGCTCTTGACCCGGCCTCACCCTGGCGACCCTGTAGGGCTTTGTGCCAGCTGACAGGCCTGACAGGTTTGGGCCTGCTTAGCAGCCACTCCACCACATTCCACCGGGCAGCCACAATTTGTCTTGGCAAGTTGGCCTCTAGGCCCACCTCCAAGAAGGGCCTAGGGAGCAGCCCGGACAAACCAGCTTTTACCACAGAAGCCAAAGCTGGCTGGGCTTGAGTCCATACCAGCCCGAAAGTGGCCAGACCCTTCCACCCACCAGAAGGTAGACTCAAACTCTGGGTGAGTGGGCAGATGTGTGGAGGGGGGCCGGTTCCCAGGTGGGTAGAACCCCAAGAGGCAGCAGGGATGGACCCAGGCCAGAGAGAGGGCTTTCCTGGACTCATGGACGGCTGCCCAACTATGGAGTGGCCCTTGGCCACACTGCCAGGTGACGGCCCTTTACCACCCTGCCATGGTGAGACATCCACACCTCCCCTAACTCAGCAGCCCAGCAGCttgcccagctcagcccaggggCTCTGGCAGCCTAACTTTTGGGTCCACTGCACAGCCAAGGGTGCATTAGGAGCAGCCTCCACTCCTGGGCTGGCCAGCAGTCAGGGAGGAAAGGCTTTGGAGAACCAAGATGCCGGGATGCTGGGCCCCAAGGATCAACAGACTTGTTCCTTGACGGCATTTTTCCTTCCCCTTTTAAACACTTGGCTCCTTCTCTCTCAAGGAATAAAATAGCCTACAGGAATGTGTGAAAAATAGTCTTATTTCTGTTACTACTCTTCTGGAAAGCCTCTTCTACACCATTAAGAGTCATGAGGTCTTTTCCAGCCTGTCTCCAGTAGGGCCGTCTGTGCACTCAGAGCTCTCCCAGGGACCCCTGGGCCATCCCTGCAGCTCtaagccctcccctcccccaggggcTGCCACTCCGTGTTCTCCTGCCAAGGCTGCGGTGAGGCTGAAGGTTGGGGCACCTTCCCCTTTGGGAAGTGAGTGGTGGCAGGAGTTCCTGGCTCACGAAGACTCTTCTGAACACCAACAGAGGGGACCCAGAACTAACACTCTAGCTGGGAGACAAGGTTATTAACTGAGGTAGAATGACTTGGAGACTAATTTATGTTTGTTCttgttcctccctcccctcctcccaggtCGCATGGCAGCGTGAAGTACTGAGGTGGTCTGCAGATCTCTGCATGGTTTTCCAGAAGCCTGGCTTCTTCAGGAGAAGTGGGGAAGGTGAGGGCCAATGGGTGCCTTCTAGGAGAGTAGtacaaagagagaaggaaagagagaaagaatgggcTGCAAGTTAAAAACAGTATATCCTGGGAAAAGGACATACAAGGGTTTACCATTAAACACATTAGACAGTTAATGCAATGGTTTAACATTGACATATAATGAATGTAATTCAGCGTACTAACAAAATAATGGAGAAAGTCATATACCAATATATGCAGAAAAGCATTCCATAAGATTTGGCATCTATtcataatttcaaatttttagaagaaaattagGAATAGGATGATGTCTATAAAACCAAACATGATACCTAACAGTGAAATGTTAAGTTTGccttctgagatcaggaacaaaacaaagcTTTATTGTTTTAGCTTTTACAATCTACatggaattgatttttgtgtatgctgtGAGGTAGAGGTCAACTTTAATTCTTCATATGAATATTGACTGaatgccatttattgaaaaggctgGAAGCAGGAACTGAGCAGGGGGCTAGGTGAACATGGAGAATATGGAAGCATGACCAGAAGATTACCCGTCAAGGGTCCCGGGTGAGATGAATCCAGGTATTGGCCAAGAACACAAAAGAAGGAGTTAGAGGCCTCTGAAGAACAGGACCAGCCCAACTACCTTGGCAAGTGTATTTGTCCACAGGGCTATGGGCACAGGCACATGGACTGGGGAAGTACCCAGTTTCCAGAGGCCAGAGCCAAGAGGTGTTACCAGGAGAGGAAAGCTTGAGGCCTGGGGCTGGACGCTGGGCTCCCTGGACAGTGGGTCAAAGAAGTAGCTTCCAGGGCCAGATGGCTAGACCTTTGGGATGTAGGGGACACACCTCAGGGGGATGAcagggattcatctcaggaaggGGGAAATAAGCACAGGAATCTTGTCTCTTTATTACCATTCTTCCCAAACTCTGAGACAGTAGAGCCAGAGCTGCTCAGGCAGAAGAGGAGGGGTGTGAGTTGGGACTCATTCAGATGGGCAACCTCGGGAGCCAAAGCTGCTCTGCCCAGCACAGGTGAGGCCATGCAGCCTCTGTTCCAGAACAATCTCACTTTTGAGCCTCTGTACATCTGGGTGTTGTTTAGCTTGCTCTATCTGGTTTCCAGAAAATCCTCTGACAGCCCCACCTTAGTCCTTGTCAGACAGCTGGGGGACTGAGTCCTAAGTGGCCAAATTGTACTCCCAGTCAGAGTTCTTGGGGCTGAGCCCATATCCTGGGTCCTCAGGCCTACTAGCCTGCCTGCTCCCCCAACTCCCtcccccccacctgccctccaacAGTACCTGAGGGTGGCCATGGGGCAGGGAATACTTGCTCAGTTGAACTCTGGGGCTGTTGAATAAGCACAAAGTGAAAGAAGGCTGCACAAGGGCATGGTTTGGAGAGGCCCCACAAATGCTACAGCACCCGCTGAGAAAAGGAGACCCACGCCAAGGAGGCAGGCAAGAGAGGCCAGGTGGCCACCTGCATCTGTGTTTATTGTTGTTTCTTCAACCTCGGTAGAGCAGAATATGAGGTCAATGGCAACTGGGCCTATTCCATGGTTCTATGGAGCCAGCCAGAGTCATGTAGGGGTGGGGCCAGAGTTCATGAGACATCCACTGGGGGTAAGACCCCCTCTTCTGCATTCTCCATGCCCAAAGCCCCCACTGAGATTCATGATGTAGCAAGCATGAGTGTGCAGGCCTCAAAGGGCATGGGGCAGCCA
This sequence is a window from Manis pentadactyla isolate mManPen7 chromosome 5, mManPen7.hap1, whole genome shotgun sequence. Protein-coding genes within it:
- the CPXM1 gene encoding probable carboxypeptidase X1, with the protein product MVAAHCGMGASELSEIEGAEGLADCKGQRMSEAGELGTAGGCGDLGRPRHTSRPLGGPPRRLRPGPASVPSRVRGQPAGCGRAEAAGGVRRRQEGAGGSGAASRKRRTHRPPSARRVSTPDPAMWGLLLVLAAFAPAVGVGLGAPGASVLGLAPPATTEAPGSTPAHRSSPAQPPAGKDNGTSEQYVQIRIIKKKKVIMKKRKKLTRPRPLVTTRPPVTTSPRALDFPEEQEADCPPLGLESLRVSDSQLEASSSQSFGLGPHRGRLNIQSGLEDDDLYDGAWCAEQQDTEPWLQVDARHPTRFSGIITQGRNSVWRYDWVTSYKVQFSNDSWTWWGSRNHSSGMDAVFPANSDPETPVLNLLPEPQVARFIRLLPQTWLQGGASCLRAEILACPVSDPNGLFPEAPAVGSSDPLDFRHHNYKAMRKLMKHVNEQCPNITRVYSIGKSHQGLKLYVMEMSDQPGEHELGEPEVRYVAGMHGNEALGRELLLLLMQFLCHEFLRGDPRVTRLLTETRIHLLPSMNPDGYETAFRRGSELVGWAEGRWNQQGIDLNHNFADLNTPLWEAEDDGLVPDSVPNHHLPLPNYYTLPNATVAPETRAVIEWMKRIPFVLSANLHGGELVVSYPFDMTRTPWAARELTPTPDDAVFRWLSTVYAGTNRAMQDPDRRPCHSQDFSLHGNVINGADWHTVPGSMNDFSYLHTNCFEVTVELSCDKFPHENELPQEWENNKDALLTYLEQVRMGISGVVRDKDTELGIADAVIAVDGINHDVTTAWAGDYWRLLTPGDYLVTASAEGYHTATRSCQVTFEEGPVPCNFRLTKTPKQRLRELLAAGAKVPPDLRRRLERLRGQKN